In Vibrio atlanticus, the following proteins share a genomic window:
- a CDS encoding phosphate-starvation-inducible protein PsiE produces the protein MPSHLPKSFSKPFLKVFHIMEAVLLVAITLATLFAMVEEFMHVFAERRVQLTDILLMFIYLEVLAMVQQFVMNGKIPVRYPIYIAMMAIARYITLGMKELDAVLIVWLSVAAFILAAATLLIRVGHHYWPYVDLRTKQPDE, from the coding sequence ATGCCTTCTCACTTACCTAAATCTTTTAGTAAGCCGTTTTTAAAAGTATTTCACATTATGGAAGCGGTATTACTGGTAGCGATCACGCTCGCGACCTTGTTTGCGATGGTCGAAGAGTTCATGCATGTTTTTGCTGAACGTCGAGTGCAATTGACCGATATTCTACTGATGTTCATCTATTTAGAAGTGTTGGCGATGGTTCAGCAGTTTGTGATGAACGGTAAGATCCCGGTTCGATATCCGATTTACATCGCGATGATGGCGATTGCTCGTTACATTACTCTGGGCATGAAAGAGTTGGATGCAGTACTCATCGTTTGGTTGTCTGTTGCAGCGTTTATCTTAGCAGCAGCAACACTTTTGATTCGAGTAGGGCACCATTACTGGCCATATGTGGATCTTCGAACCAAGCAGCCGGATGAGTAA
- a CDS encoding Sapep family Mn(2+)-dependent dipeptidase: MTESNFSAQTLRYFDSNIETFTRDLSELIAIPSVRDISSCSPSAPFGLPIRNAFNFLINWAKREGFEVRDHDGYALDISYGEGSQEIGILHHVDVVEAGDLNAWLTPAFEMHQHGDDLLGRGVTDNKGPLMASLYILKMFKALDVTLDKKIRVIIGGAEETTWECVEHYFNHNPQPDYGFSPDGDFPIVNGEKGILYASLQREFPTHNDLGTCQIVSIESERDRTSTCYQLSIYLTGEKAAEVAATFEASATVTLANVAQSDNHQQKELYCVELSTPWEKSRNPHKVDNCMDQFVRHMRHVEGLDTNSRNLIDLLDACFSDSNDASKLGLAHQDNEMGSTTCCVSSLNLNQHGYNLDFDFRFPKGLTIDQARTQLQYVSQQYGVRLIEHQYLPLSYLSPESELIQAMGKAYSEVTKMDAQCFSKGAASYARALNNGVAFGPTFPGDVTRVHEPNERLSLESLKRAITIYVKVLISL, encoded by the coding sequence ATGACGGAAAGCAATTTTTCAGCTCAAACACTGCGCTATTTTGATTCAAATATTGAAACGTTTACGCGTGATCTATCTGAGCTAATTGCTATTCCGTCTGTACGTGATATCAGTAGCTGTTCACCTAGTGCTCCTTTTGGTTTACCAATTAGAAACGCATTCAATTTTCTAATTAATTGGGCGAAACGAGAAGGGTTTGAAGTCCGTGATCATGATGGTTATGCCTTGGACATCAGCTATGGCGAAGGCTCACAAGAAATAGGCATATTACATCATGTTGACGTAGTCGAAGCTGGTGATTTAAACGCGTGGTTGACACCTGCATTTGAGATGCACCAACACGGTGATGACTTATTAGGACGAGGCGTTACCGACAACAAAGGCCCGTTAATGGCCAGTCTGTATATTCTCAAGATGTTTAAAGCGCTTGATGTAACACTCGACAAAAAAATAAGAGTGATCATCGGCGGCGCAGAAGAGACAACTTGGGAATGTGTAGAACATTATTTTAATCATAACCCTCAACCGGATTATGGTTTCTCTCCAGATGGCGACTTCCCAATCGTTAATGGAGAAAAAGGTATCCTGTATGCGTCATTACAACGAGAATTCCCAACTCACAATGACCTAGGAACTTGTCAGATCGTAAGCATTGAAAGTGAGCGTGACAGAACATCCACCTGCTATCAATTATCGATTTATCTGACAGGAGAAAAAGCGGCTGAAGTAGCAGCAACATTTGAAGCTTCAGCAACGGTCACTCTTGCCAATGTGGCACAAAGTGATAACCACCAACAAAAGGAGTTGTACTGCGTTGAGTTGTCAACGCCGTGGGAGAAATCTCGCAACCCGCATAAGGTCGATAACTGTATGGATCAGTTTGTTCGTCACATGCGACATGTTGAAGGGTTAGACACTAACTCTCGAAATTTAATTGATTTACTAGACGCGTGTTTTAGTGATTCCAATGATGCTTCGAAATTAGGGCTAGCACACCAAGATAATGAAATGGGGTCGACTACATGCTGTGTCTCCTCCCTCAATTTGAATCAACATGGCTACAACTTGGATTTTGATTTTCGGTTTCCTAAAGGACTGACTATCGATCAAGCTCGTACCCAACTCCAGTATGTATCCCAACAATACGGAGTGAGATTGATTGAACACCAGTACTTACCTCTATCTTACCTCTCACCCGAAAGTGAACTTATCCAAGCAATGGGAAAAGCTTATTCCGAAGTTACCAAAATGGACGCTCAATGCTTTAGCAAAGGTGCAGCTTCTTACGCGCGCGCGCTAAACAATGGTGTGGCATTCGGACCTACTTTTCCTGGTGATGTGACTCGTGTCCATGAGCCCAATGAAAGGCTCAGCCTCGAGTCATTAAAAAGAGCAATAACAATATACGTGAAAGTTCTCATATCACTTTAG
- the tkt gene encoding transketolase, which produces MITRTKLADAIRVLSMDAVQKAGSGHPGAPMGMADIAEVLWRDFLKHNPSNPNWADRDRFILSNGHGSMLIYSLLHLSGYELSMDDIKSFRQLHSKTAGHPEYGYAPGIETTTGPLGQGITNGVGMALAEKVLAEQFNREGHDIVDHHTYVFMGDGCMMEGISHEACSLAGTLGLGKLVVFWDDNGISIDGEVDGWFSDDTPKRFEAYGWHVIADVDGHNADDIHKAITEAKAVTDKPTLICCKTVIGFGSPNKSASHDCHGAPLGADEVALVRLNLGWDHPEFEIPQDVYQAWDGKEKGQSNEDDWQTRFNAYQEAHPELAAEFLRRSQNLLPENWDQHTQDLIQTLQANPQTIATRKASQNTIEAFGPLLPEFLGGSADLTPSNLTNWSGSKAITAQDASGNYLSYGVREFAMSAMMNGVALHGGFIPYGGTFLMFMEYARNALRMAALMKQRSIFVYTHDSIGLGEDGPTHQPVEQIASLRLTPNMSTWRPCDQVETAVAWKSAIERFDGPTSLIFSRQNLVQFERDQDTLSNVAKGGYILSDCEGEPQLILIATGSEVALAMEAKAQLSHIRCRVVSMPATDIFDAQSAEYKEQVLPSHVTARVAIEAGIRDYWFKYVGLHGDIVGMTSFGESAPAEQLFEMFGFTVENIVEKSLAVLEK; this is translated from the coding sequence ATGATTACACGAACTAAATTAGCCGACGCTATTCGCGTTCTAAGCATGGACGCTGTACAAAAAGCAGGCTCGGGCCACCCCGGAGCACCGATGGGCATGGCCGATATCGCTGAAGTTCTATGGCGTGATTTTCTAAAACACAATCCGAGCAACCCTAACTGGGCCGACCGCGACCGTTTTATCTTGTCGAATGGCCATGGCTCAATGCTTATCTATAGCTTGTTACACCTATCTGGTTACGAGCTATCAATGGATGACATCAAATCTTTCCGTCAATTACACAGTAAAACCGCAGGTCACCCTGAATACGGTTACGCTCCAGGTATTGAAACCACTACCGGCCCATTAGGACAAGGCATCACCAACGGTGTCGGCATGGCTTTGGCTGAAAAAGTGCTGGCTGAACAGTTCAACCGTGAAGGCCACGACATTGTTGATCACCACACCTACGTGTTCATGGGCGACGGCTGCATGATGGAAGGTATTTCTCATGAAGCATGTTCACTTGCCGGTACGCTTGGACTAGGGAAACTGGTCGTTTTTTGGGATGACAATGGCATTTCGATTGATGGCGAAGTCGACGGCTGGTTCTCTGATGACACACCAAAACGTTTTGAAGCCTACGGTTGGCATGTTATTGCTGATGTTGATGGTCATAACGCTGATGATATTCACAAAGCGATTACTGAAGCTAAAGCCGTAACAGATAAACCAACCTTAATTTGCTGCAAAACCGTGATTGGTTTTGGCTCACCAAACAAGTCAGCCAGTCATGACTGTCATGGTGCTCCGTTAGGTGCTGATGAAGTCGCATTGGTTCGACTCAACCTCGGCTGGGACCATCCTGAATTTGAAATTCCTCAAGATGTATACCAAGCATGGGATGGGAAAGAGAAAGGACAAAGCAATGAAGATGATTGGCAAACACGTTTCAATGCTTATCAAGAGGCGCACCCAGAATTAGCCGCTGAGTTTTTGCGTCGTAGCCAGAACCTATTACCTGAAAATTGGGATCAGCACACTCAAGACCTAATCCAGACTTTGCAAGCGAATCCACAAACCATCGCGACTCGCAAAGCATCACAAAATACTATTGAAGCATTCGGACCATTACTGCCAGAGTTTTTGGGAGGTTCTGCCGATTTAACCCCTTCAAACTTAACTAACTGGTCAGGCTCAAAAGCAATTACCGCTCAAGATGCGTCAGGAAACTACTTGAGTTACGGCGTTCGTGAATTTGCGATGTCTGCAATGATGAATGGCGTGGCGTTGCATGGAGGCTTTATCCCATACGGCGGTACGTTCTTGATGTTCATGGAGTACGCTCGTAACGCGCTTCGTATGGCAGCACTAATGAAGCAACGCAGTATCTTCGTTTATACCCATGACTCTATCGGTTTGGGGGAAGATGGTCCGACACACCAACCGGTTGAACAAATCGCATCGCTTCGACTTACCCCAAACATGAGCACTTGGCGTCCTTGCGACCAAGTAGAAACCGCGGTGGCTTGGAAGTCTGCTATCGAACGTTTTGATGGTCCAACGTCATTGATTTTCTCTCGCCAGAATCTTGTTCAATTCGAGCGTGATCAAGACACGCTTTCCAATGTAGCGAAAGGTGGATACATCCTTTCTGACTGTGAAGGCGAACCACAACTTATTTTGATTGCAACCGGCTCTGAAGTGGCACTTGCCATGGAAGCAAAAGCACAACTCAGCCATATTCGCTGCCGCGTAGTTTCAATGCCGGCCACCGATATTTTTGACGCACAAAGCGCGGAATACAAGGAACAGGTTTTACCAAGCCATGTGACAGCACGAGTTGCCATAGAGGCAGGTATCCGTGACTACTGGTTCAAGTATGTCGGGCTACACGGCGACATTGTGGGAATGACAAGCTTTGGTGAATCAGCACCAGCAGAACAACTCTTCGAAATGTTTGGATTTACGGTTGAAAACATCGTTGAAAAATCCCTAGCGGTTCTGGAGAAGTAA
- the rpiA gene encoding ribose-5-phosphate isomerase RpiA: MSMAQRFIENQSQDCLRTKAAKVALEQVLKTLTPSSVIGIGTGATVEVFIQLLKESGAEFAHCVSSSVRSSRALSSAGLNEISISECGRVDFYIDGIDEGLTTGMTVKGGGAALAREKVLATLALSFITIADSGRLVTQLGKFPLPVEVLPAAQTAVFNALQSLGGHPTLRQDCTTDNGNIILDVAHLDIAEPKRLELQINAIPGVVENGIFAQRTADSMAFSNAEGTYLLSKQHVQ, encoded by the coding sequence ATGAGCATGGCACAACGCTTTATTGAAAACCAAAGCCAAGACTGCCTGCGAACTAAGGCTGCAAAAGTAGCCTTAGAGCAAGTCCTAAAAACGCTAACACCTTCTAGCGTGATTGGTATCGGCACAGGTGCAACAGTTGAAGTATTCATTCAACTATTGAAAGAAAGTGGCGCTGAGTTTGCTCACTGCGTATCCAGTTCGGTTCGCTCAAGTCGAGCTTTATCCTCTGCAGGGCTGAATGAGATATCCATATCTGAATGTGGCCGTGTTGATTTCTACATTGATGGCATTGATGAAGGTCTTACAACCGGCATGACCGTGAAAGGTGGTGGTGCAGCACTGGCTCGTGAAAAAGTACTCGCGACGCTTGCTCTAAGCTTCATCACCATCGCAGATAGCGGTCGATTGGTCACTCAACTCGGAAAGTTTCCACTCCCTGTAGAGGTTTTACCTGCCGCACAAACCGCTGTGTTTAATGCCTTACAAAGCCTTGGTGGACACCCGACGTTGCGCCAAGACTGCACCACTGATAACGGCAATATCATTCTCGATGTTGCTCATTTGGACATCGCTGAACCAAAGCGATTAGAACTCCAAATTAACGCTATTCCTGGCGTCGTCGAGAACGGTATTTTCGCGCAAAGAACGGCCGATTCCATGGCTTTTTCGAATGCAGAAGGTACGTATTTATTATCAAAGCAACACGTTCAATAG
- a CDS encoding PTS transporter subunit EIIC has translation MRDKVQALAGGMMVSIIVLVIAGIFIGVGAGVVNQMSATDSVIWAFFKLMLDLGLMVMRNLPPFFAIGLAFALAKSEKGWAAFTGFTMFMCFNVAIGSIAAFHGWTQETTSVASLMNDAGYDKVAAQNFNSLWGESLGIFAYNMGIFSGILVGCITAWIHNRYYKFEMPALLSFFSGPRAVVIFAYFAIMPIALFVYYAWPPIAGALQSITTLITSSGIFGSFLFGVFDKGLLPFGLHHLIAFPIEYTRVGGVMEIDGVVYEGVRNIMNGQMSSPEATSYITHNFTSGRIPIQIGGLTGAAYAMYVTAKTANRKKVAAIMVPAVFTAAVIGITEPLEYTFLFVQPFLFFAVHVPLNGLAYVITEMMGVSIHGNQLLFMVPNLLQPEKVHAWALLWIIPLYFAIYFYTFKFFILKFDSKTPGREEEDGDIALYSKEDFKKKKEQTSKGLPVEIIKALGGADNIENVTNCATRLRVSLHDESLTASDKVWKQQLNAIGVVRMNKGIQVIYGANVITIASGIKEALGVDS, from the coding sequence ATGAGAGATAAGGTTCAAGCACTTGCTGGAGGTATGATGGTATCCATCATCGTACTGGTTATCGCAGGTATATTTATTGGTGTGGGCGCTGGTGTTGTAAACCAAATGTCTGCTACCGACTCTGTTATTTGGGCATTCTTTAAGCTGATGTTAGATCTTGGCTTGATGGTCATGCGCAATCTACCGCCTTTCTTTGCGATTGGTCTAGCGTTCGCGCTGGCGAAATCTGAAAAAGGTTGGGCAGCCTTCACTGGCTTTACCATGTTCATGTGTTTCAACGTCGCTATCGGATCGATCGCTGCATTTCACGGATGGACTCAAGAAACTACAAGCGTTGCGTCATTAATGAATGATGCTGGCTACGACAAAGTAGCAGCGCAAAACTTCAACTCTTTATGGGGTGAGTCTTTAGGTATCTTCGCTTACAACATGGGGATCTTTAGCGGTATTCTTGTTGGTTGTATTACGGCTTGGATCCACAACCGTTACTACAAATTCGAAATGCCTGCACTCTTGAGCTTCTTCTCAGGCCCTCGTGCCGTAGTGATTTTTGCTTACTTCGCTATCATGCCTATCGCGCTGTTTGTTTACTACGCTTGGCCACCGATCGCTGGGGCACTGCAGTCCATCACTACCTTGATTACTAGCTCAGGTATTTTTGGCTCTTTCCTATTTGGCGTATTTGACAAAGGCTTATTGCCATTTGGCTTACATCACCTTATCGCCTTCCCTATTGAATACACTCGTGTTGGTGGCGTAATGGAGATTGATGGTGTTGTTTACGAAGGTGTTCGTAACATCATGAATGGCCAAATGAGTTCACCAGAGGCAACGAGCTACATTACACATAACTTTACCAGCGGTCGTATTCCAATCCAAATTGGTGGCTTGACGGGTGCTGCTTATGCAATGTACGTAACAGCAAAAACAGCCAATCGTAAGAAGGTAGCCGCTATCATGGTGCCTGCGGTATTTACGGCTGCTGTTATCGGTATTACCGAGCCACTAGAATATACCTTCCTATTCGTCCAACCATTCCTATTCTTTGCAGTGCATGTTCCGCTAAATGGTCTTGCTTATGTGATCACCGAAATGATGGGTGTTTCAATTCACGGTAATCAGCTGCTATTTATGGTGCCTAACCTACTACAACCTGAAAAGGTTCATGCTTGGGCTCTATTGTGGATTATCCCACTATACTTCGCGATTTACTTCTACACATTCAAGTTCTTCATCCTGAAGTTTGATTCAAAAACTCCAGGTCGCGAAGAAGAAGATGGTGATATCGCCCTGTATTCAAAAGAAGACTTTAAAAAGAAAAAGGAGCAGACCTCAAAAGGACTGCCTGTTGAAATCATTAAGGCACTGGGTGGAGCTGACAACATTGAGAACGTGACAAACTGTGCAACTCGACTGCGTGTTTCGCTGCATGACGAATCACTAACGGCAAGCGATAAAGTTTGGAAACAACAGCTCAACGCAATTGGTGTCGTCAGAATGAATAAAGGCATTCAAGTGATATATGGAGCCAACGTTATTACGATTGCCTCTGGTATCAAAGAAGCCCTTGGTGTCGACTCTTAG
- a CDS encoding alginate export family protein, with protein MKAMTKHAVTLLALCVSGVLHANENTTSSWSERNPIVFWGDRANEDWSYVDGLDESQKSFSEKLKRLDIDDSGDWKVSFSGNVKAAVDNRWNHMYDGENRKKNELRTRMQFSTDVTYQDWMRVFGEIRTNYTNLDSPGPIDDAGTDFHQLFTEFKLLDDGEQYLSTRLGRQEIYLNEWQMMNREPTPVQSSWNAASAKYSVAGINFDAYYGEEVFPLYKDGSFGDNWDDKTNGKKSTGLFANWRTDFGAMQAYIMSNKLTNESFVNAPDGDVDIQVLGLHAHDFVSEGVGYMLDGVYQFGDHAGKDISAYMAYADLNYNWKADWNYRLGLNLHYASGSDKNSDKVNTFNPLWTGDPLGFAHDGAYGNAMQVGSYTVIEYQPKQSIIAGFMSTWRANTDDAIYTLNQDVLFGAESDEKYAYTQFYLQFHNYITGNLKSELNMYYALDSDYTRDVVGSSSDDISRVEIALIYNF; from the coding sequence ATGAAAGCAATGACAAAACATGCAGTTACTTTACTTGCTCTTTGTGTTTCTGGCGTCCTACACGCAAACGAAAATACAACATCAAGCTGGTCTGAGCGCAACCCTATCGTCTTCTGGGGAGATAGAGCCAATGAGGACTGGAGCTATGTCGATGGTCTAGACGAAAGTCAAAAAAGCTTTTCAGAAAAACTCAAACGCTTGGATATTGATGACAGTGGTGACTGGAAAGTCTCATTTAGCGGCAATGTAAAAGCCGCAGTCGATAACCGTTGGAATCACATGTACGACGGAGAAAACCGCAAGAAAAATGAACTGCGTACTCGCATGCAATTCTCCACCGATGTGACTTACCAAGACTGGATGCGTGTATTTGGTGAAATTCGAACCAATTACACTAACCTCGATAGTCCGGGTCCAATAGACGATGCCGGTACTGACTTCCACCAGTTGTTTACCGAATTCAAATTACTCGATGACGGTGAGCAATACCTAAGTACCCGCCTTGGTCGCCAAGAAATATACTTAAATGAATGGCAAATGATGAACCGTGAACCAACGCCAGTTCAATCAAGTTGGAATGCAGCCAGCGCAAAATACAGCGTAGCAGGCATCAATTTTGACGCATACTACGGCGAGGAAGTATTCCCTCTCTACAAAGATGGCAGCTTCGGTGACAACTGGGATGATAAAACCAATGGCAAAAAATCGACCGGCTTATTCGCTAATTGGAGAACTGACTTCGGGGCAATGCAAGCCTACATAATGAGTAATAAACTCACCAATGAAAGCTTTGTTAATGCACCAGACGGTGACGTCGACATTCAAGTTTTAGGCTTACATGCCCATGACTTTGTGAGTGAAGGGGTTGGTTACATGCTCGACGGTGTTTATCAATTTGGTGATCATGCAGGTAAAGATATCTCAGCCTACATGGCTTATGCCGATTTGAACTACAACTGGAAAGCAGACTGGAACTATCGCTTAGGTCTGAACCTACATTACGCATCAGGTTCAGATAAAAACAGCGACAAAGTGAACACGTTTAACCCTTTGTGGACAGGTGACCCACTGGGTTTCGCGCATGATGGCGCTTACGGTAACGCAATGCAGGTCGGTTCTTACACTGTGATTGAGTATCAGCCGAAACAATCCATCATCGCTGGCTTTATGTCGACATGGCGTGCCAACACAGATGATGCAATCTACACACTCAACCAAGATGTATTATTTGGTGCAGAGTCTGACGAAAAATACGCTTACACCCAGTTCTATCTGCAATTCCATAATTACATCACAGGCAACTTAAAGTCTGAGTTAAATATGTACTACGCATTAGATAGCGACTACACACGTGACGTAGTCGGCAGTAGCAGTGATGACATTTCCCGTGTTGAAATCGCACTGATCTATAACTTCTAA
- the tal gene encoding transaldolase: MNKLEQLKKHTTVVADTGDIDAIAAFQPEDATTNPSLVLKAAEMPQYDHLIADAITWAKAQSNDKSQQLIDAGDKLAVNIGLEILKTVPGRISTEVDARMSFDRVASLAKARKLIGMYNEAGISNDRILIKLASTWEGIRAAQELEKEGINCNLTLLFNFAQAKACAEAGVFLISPFVGRILDWYKTNTDKKEYLPHEDPGVVSVSEIYNYYKDHGYNTVVMGASFRNADEVLALAGCDRLTIGPAILDQLAAQEGSVERLLFADRDTIKETPTAMTEAQFRWEMNQDPMATEKLAEGIRNFAVDQGKLETMIEARL, from the coding sequence ATGAATAAATTAGAACAACTGAAAAAGCACACCACTGTCGTTGCCGACACAGGTGATATTGATGCTATTGCTGCATTTCAACCTGAAGACGCCACAACCAACCCATCTCTAGTACTAAAAGCCGCAGAAATGCCGCAATACGATCACTTAATCGCCGATGCGATCACTTGGGCAAAAGCACAAAGCAACGACAAATCACAACAGTTGATCGACGCTGGAGACAAACTGGCGGTCAACATTGGTTTAGAAATTCTAAAAACGGTACCGGGGCGCATCTCAACAGAAGTCGACGCTCGTATGTCATTCGACAGAGTCGCAAGCTTGGCAAAAGCTCGTAAGCTTATCGGCATGTATAACGAAGCTGGCATCAGTAACGACCGAATCCTAATTAAGTTAGCGTCAACTTGGGAAGGCATTCGAGCAGCTCAAGAGCTAGAGAAAGAAGGCATCAACTGCAACCTAACGCTGCTGTTCAACTTTGCACAAGCCAAAGCCTGTGCAGAAGCCGGTGTTTTCTTAATCTCACCTTTTGTCGGTCGTATCCTAGATTGGTACAAAACCAATACCGATAAAAAAGAGTACCTTCCTCATGAAGATCCTGGTGTCGTTTCAGTCTCTGAAATTTACAACTACTACAAAGATCATGGCTACAACACGGTTGTGATGGGCGCGAGCTTCCGCAATGCCGATGAAGTCCTAGCATTAGCGGGCTGTGACCGTTTGACCATAGGCCCTGCAATTTTAGACCAACTTGCAGCACAAGAAGGCTCTGTTGAGCGCCTACTCTTTGCCGACCGTGACACCATCAAAGAGACACCAACAGCTATGACTGAAGCACAGTTCCGCTGGGAGATGAACCAAGACCCGATGGCAACAGAAAAGCTCGCCGAAGGCATCCGTAACTTTGCAGTCGATCAAGGCAAGTTAGAAACCATGATCGAAGCACGCCTGTAG
- a CDS encoding iron-containing alcohol dehydrogenase produces the protein MTQFQHYQPTKLTFGAGEIQKIGQLIAQYGTRCLVVSEPIFDAVKPAYDRIFTLLSEQGIEVTHFDGVVPNPPTTVVELGRQVAIGNNCDVVLAIGGGSSIDTAKIISATINAESLDWAHWFATYDSPFGDVNPLPAKVVPLIAVPTTSGTGSQVTQAAVITDLEQHAKLTLFHPEFFPCEALIDPELMLTLPPRMTAMTGFDAFSHAFESFTGTRPSPFVDGMALEAMKLVIDHLPSVVDNGANLHGRCQLAKADTLGGISLANGGAGAPHPLGEILGSSKTNLPHGLTLAVVYPAYVQLQWRKQPERFAQVAELFGAVGSTEEKAQSLAAALVKFLERIGLESNLTQVGVTKEDVQKLEPAFCFDLPLTSGEEMKKVLQASLVE, from the coding sequence ATGACACAGTTTCAACACTATCAACCGACCAAGCTAACCTTTGGTGCGGGTGAGATTCAGAAAATAGGTCAGCTTATCGCTCAATATGGCACACGTTGCCTAGTAGTATCCGAACCTATTTTTGATGCAGTAAAGCCAGCCTATGACCGCATTTTTACTTTGCTTTCAGAGCAAGGAATTGAAGTGACTCATTTTGATGGTGTCGTACCGAATCCGCCTACAACCGTCGTTGAACTTGGCCGCCAAGTGGCCATCGGAAATAACTGTGATGTGGTTTTGGCCATTGGTGGTGGTTCATCGATTGATACAGCAAAAATCATTTCGGCAACGATCAATGCAGAGTCTCTAGATTGGGCCCATTGGTTTGCCACTTATGATTCACCGTTTGGGGACGTCAACCCACTACCCGCGAAAGTCGTACCTTTGATCGCTGTACCTACAACATCGGGAACTGGCTCTCAAGTGACGCAAGCGGCAGTGATTACCGACCTTGAGCAACATGCAAAGCTAACACTGTTTCACCCTGAATTTTTCCCTTGTGAAGCGTTAATCGATCCAGAGCTCATGCTGACACTGCCTCCACGTATGACAGCTATGACCGGATTTGATGCTTTTTCACATGCGTTTGAATCATTTACGGGTACTCGACCATCTCCATTTGTTGATGGTATGGCGTTAGAAGCAATGAAGCTTGTCATTGATCACCTACCGAGTGTTGTCGACAACGGCGCAAATTTACATGGCCGCTGCCAACTCGCGAAAGCAGACACACTTGGCGGGATCTCGCTAGCTAATGGCGGTGCGGGGGCACCACACCCTTTAGGCGAAATCTTAGGTAGTAGCAAAACAAACCTACCACATGGATTAACACTCGCAGTGGTTTATCCAGCTTATGTACAACTTCAATGGCGCAAGCAACCAGAGAGATTTGCTCAAGTGGCTGAGTTATTTGGTGCTGTGGGAAGTACCGAAGAAAAAGCTCAATCATTAGCGGCTGCTCTTGTGAAATTCCTTGAACGTATCGGTCTTGAATCGAACTTAACTCAAGTAGGTGTCACCAAAGAAGATGTTCAAAAGTTGGAGCCGGCTTTTTGCTTTGATCTACCACTAACCAGTGGTGAAGAAATGAAAAAAGTATTGCAGGCCAGTTTGGTTGAATAA
- a CDS encoding HAD family hydrolase, translated as MECKNNTLGHTALKLEREEFIASNLKALVFDFDGLLVDTETCMFKAWEALLKPYGVEVSPLQVAGLVGSSAPATYLYQLFNKASNQKLSDSQIRDRVIAHAYQLIASITEREGVRQYLDFAKSHSLSIALATSSEAEHYMPILNRLNLTPYFDCFIGAEDIASDRRKPHPDVYLAALEQLGVSAHQAIAFEDSPPGIMAARSAGIPTVAVTNLLTRHLDVSLANVVLSSMNDQTLLQLINQLTENER; from the coding sequence ATGGAGTGCAAGAACAACACTTTAGGTCATACAGCTTTGAAATTGGAAAGAGAGGAATTCATTGCCAGTAACCTGAAAGCGTTGGTCTTTGACTTCGATGGCCTTCTCGTCGATACCGAAACCTGTATGTTCAAAGCCTGGGAGGCTTTGTTAAAACCATACGGCGTTGAAGTTTCGCCACTCCAGGTTGCTGGCCTAGTTGGGAGCTCAGCGCCAGCAACCTACCTTTATCAACTATTCAACAAAGCGTCGAATCAAAAGCTGTCCGATTCACAAATTCGCGATCGAGTGATCGCTCATGCCTACCAATTAATTGCTTCAATAACAGAACGAGAAGGTGTCCGTCAGTATCTAGACTTTGCTAAATCACACTCATTGAGCATTGCACTGGCCACCAGCTCAGAGGCTGAACATTACATGCCAATTCTGAATCGTTTGAACCTTACACCCTATTTTGACTGTTTTATCGGAGCAGAAGACATTGCCTCAGATAGACGGAAACCACATCCCGATGTGTATTTAGCGGCATTAGAACAACTCGGTGTATCTGCCCATCAAGCCATCGCTTTCGAAGATTCCCCTCCTGGAATTATGGCGGCTCGATCGGCAGGAATACCAACAGTTGCAGTAACCAATTTGCTCACTCGTCACCTCGATGTCTCGCTAGCCAACGTGGTGCTGAGTTCGATGAATGATCAAACGCTACTGCAATTGATAAACCAACTTACCGAGAATGAACGATGA